Proteins encoded by one window of Pseudomonas coleopterorum:
- a CDS encoding ATP-binding SpoIIE family protein phosphatase encodes MKPPANEGPLTVLIADDNMTDRMLLSSIVRRQGHAVITASNGQEAIELFRQQRPQLVLLDAMMPVMDGFEAARTIKQLAGEALVPIIFLTSLTEEQALVRCLDAGGDDFLAKPYNQVILAAKIKAMDRLRRLQATVLEQRDLITRHHDYLLNEQRVAKAVFDQIAHSGCLDAPNVRYLQSPYALFNGDLLLAAYTPSGDMHVLLGDFTGHGLPAAVGAMPLAEVFYGMTAKGYGLAEILREMNAKLKRILPVDMFCCATLLRLSFQRCTVEVWNGGMPDGYLHRHDGSKRVALVSRHLPLGVLPATRFEDQTEVWPLAPGDRVLLLSDGVIETSNAQDESFGVERLERVFDTHKNPESLFEGILQALEDFRGESRDDVSMVQLALIDAQRQPPASLIYSDSGQSSPLDWSAMFEFRADTLRRFNPLPYILQLLQEIHGLRSQSGELYSVLAELYSNALEHGVLELDSALKRDAAGFSRYYALRNERLAALEGGYIRLHLQVRPQGVGGVLRIVVEDSGKGFDPAKVLARAPSVHGLSGRGVNLVRQLSSSSGWSEDGRSVHVEFTWESQA; translated from the coding sequence TTGAAACCGCCCGCCAATGAGGGACCACTGACGGTTCTGATCGCCGACGACAACATGACCGACCGCATGTTGCTGTCGAGCATCGTGCGTCGGCAGGGGCACGCGGTGATCACCGCCAGCAACGGTCAGGAAGCCATCGAACTGTTTCGCCAGCAACGACCGCAACTGGTGTTGCTCGACGCCATGATGCCGGTGATGGACGGCTTCGAAGCGGCGCGCACGATCAAGCAATTGGCCGGTGAGGCCCTGGTGCCGATCATCTTCCTGACTTCGTTGACCGAAGAACAGGCGCTGGTCCGCTGCCTGGATGCCGGTGGCGACGACTTCCTGGCCAAACCCTACAATCAGGTGATTCTGGCCGCCAAGATCAAGGCCATGGATCGCCTGCGCCGTCTGCAGGCTACGGTGCTGGAACAGCGTGACCTGATCACCCGCCACCATGATTACCTGCTCAACGAGCAGCGCGTGGCCAAGGCGGTGTTCGATCAGATCGCCCACTCCGGCTGTCTCGATGCGCCCAACGTGCGTTATCTGCAATCACCCTACGCGCTGTTCAACGGTGATCTGCTGCTCGCCGCCTATACACCGTCGGGCGACATGCATGTGCTGCTCGGCGATTTCACCGGGCATGGGCTACCGGCAGCGGTGGGGGCCATGCCGCTGGCCGAGGTGTTCTACGGCATGACCGCCAAGGGATACGGGCTGGCGGAAATCCTGCGCGAGATGAACGCCAAGCTCAAGCGCATCCTGCCGGTGGACATGTTCTGCTGCGCCACCCTGCTGCGCCTGAGCTTTCAGCGTTGCACCGTGGAAGTCTGGAACGGCGGCATGCCCGATGGCTATCTGCACCGCCACGACGGCTCGAAGCGCGTGGCGCTGGTATCGCGGCATTTACCGCTGGGCGTACTGCCAGCTACCCGTTTCGAGGACCAGACCGAAGTCTGGCCGCTGGCGCCGGGTGATCGGGTGCTGCTGCTGTCCGACGGCGTTATCGAAACGAGCAATGCGCAGGACGAATCCTTCGGGGTCGAACGGCTCGAACGGGTATTCGACACCCACAAAAACCCCGAGTCATTGTTCGAAGGCATCCTGCAGGCCCTTGAGGATTTTCGCGGTGAATCGCGCGACGACGTGAGCATGGTGCAGTTGGCCTTGATCGACGCCCAACGCCAGCCGCCGGCCAGCCTGATCTATTCCGACAGTGGTCAATCCAGTCCGCTGGACTGGTCGGCCATGTTCGAATTTCGTGCCGACACCCTGCGTCGTTTCAATCCGCTGCCTTACATCCTGCAACTGTTGCAGGAGATTCACGGCCTGCGCTCGCAGAGTGGTGAGCTCTACAGCGTGTTGGCCGAGCTATACTCCAACGCTCTGGAGCATGGCGTGCTGGAGCTCGATTCCGCACTCAAGCGCGACGCCGCTGGTTTCTCCCGGTATTACGCGCTGCGCAACGAGCGTCTGGCCGCTTTGGAAGGCGGCTATATCCGCTTACACTTGCAGGTGCGCCCGCAAGGCGTTGGCGGTGTGCTGCGCATCGTGGTCGAAGACAGTGGCAAGGGCTTCGATCCGGCCAAGGTGCTGGCCAGAGCGCCGAGCGTGCATGGGCTGTCGGGGCGCGGGGTCAACCTGGTCCGCCAGCTCAGCAGCAGTTCGGGGTGGTCGGAAGACGGACGCAGCGTCCACGTTGAATTTACCTGGGAGTCTCAAGCGTAA